In the genome of Colletotrichum lupini chromosome 8, complete sequence, one region contains:
- a CDS encoding cytochrome P450 yields MDSNATTFTSVLANAKLGNVNIPPQVDYVIEKVANASIVTILFTLLALAVAYDQISYITSKGSIAGPTFKMPFIGPFLESVNPKFSEYKAKWASGPLSCVSVFHKFVVIASTRDMARKVFNSPGYVKPCVVDVAHKLLGPTNWVFLDGKPHVDFRKGLNGLFTRQALASYLPGQEAVYKQYFQEFLQITKDAGGEARPFMPAFRDVMTAVSCRTFVGYYISDEAVRKISTDYFLITEALELVNFPLILPFTKPWYGKKASDMVIGEFAKCSAKSKVRMAAGGDVTCIMDAWVKSILESKKWREAEAAGKTEGLEKPHPLLREFSDYEIAQTVFTFLFASQDATSSAATWLFQTMAQRPDILDRVREENIKVRNGDRHAELNMDQLESLTYTRAVVRELLRYRPPVLMVPYVVKKPFPITPEYTVPKGAMVIPTVYPALRDPEVYDRPDEFDPERYYTGDAEEKGAKNFLVFGTGPHYCIGQTYAQLNLALMIGKASVMLDWVHHPTPKSEEIKVFATIFPMDDCPLTFNERTA; encoded by the exons ATGGATTCCAACGCGACGACCTTCACTTCGGTGTTGGCCAATGCCAAGCTCGGCAATGTCAACATTCCCCCTCAAGTCGACTACGTGATCGAGAAAGTGGCCAACGCCAGCATCGTGACGATCCTTTTCACGCTGCTGGCCCTCGCTGTCGCATATGACCAGA TCAGCTACATCACTTCCAAGGGCTCCATTGCTGGCCCTACCTTCAAGATGCCCTTCATCGGCCCCTTCTTGGAGTCTGTAAACCCCAAGTTCTCCGAGTACAAGGCTAAGTGGGCCAGCGGCCCTCTCAGCTGTGTTTCTGTCTTCCACAA GTTCGTCGTCATTGCTTCGACCCGCGACATGGCCCGTAAGGTCTTCAACTCTCCTGGCTATGTCAAGCCTTGTGTTGTTGATGTCGCCCACAAGCTCCTCGGTCCCACCAACTGGGTGTTCCTTGACGGCAAGCCGCACGTCGACTTCCGCAAGGGTCTCAACGGCCTCTTCACCCGCCAGGCTTTGGCCTCTTACCTGCCTGGCCAGGAGGCAGTGTACAAGCAGTACTTCCAGGAGTTCCTCCAGATTACCAAGGATGCCGGCGGCGAGGCCCGTCCTTTCATGCCTGCTTTCCGGGATGTCATGACCGCTGTTTCGTGCCGCACCTTCGTCGGCTACTACATCTCCGACGAGGCCGTCCGCAAGATTTCGACCGACTACTTCCTCATCACCGAGGCTCTTGAGCTCGTCAACTTCCCCCTCATTCTGCCCTTCACCAAGCCCTGGTACGGAAAGAAGGCCTCCGACATGGTTATCGGCGAGTTCGCCAAGTGCTCTGCCAAGAGCAAGGTTCGCATGGCTGCCGGAGGTGATGTGACCTGCATCATGGACGCCTGGGTCAAGTCCATCCTCGAGTCCAAGAAGTGGCGCGAGGCCGAGGCCGCTGGCAAGACTGAGGGTCTCGAGAAGCCCCACCCTCTTCTTCGCGAGTTCTCCGATTATGAGATTGCTCAGACCGTCTTCACCTTCCTCTTCGCCTCCCAGGATGCCACCAGCAGTGCCGCCACTTGGCTCTTCCAGACCATGGCTCAGCGCCCCGACATCCTCGATCGTGTCCGCGAAGAGAACATCAAAGTCCGCAACGGCGACCGCCATGCTGAGTTGAACATGGACCAGCTCGAGTCTTTGACCTACACCCGTGCTGTTGTCCGCGAGTTGCTCCGCTACCGCCCTCCCGTCCTCATGGTGCCCTACGTCGTTAAGAAGCCCTTCCCCATCACACCCGAGTACACTGTTCCCAAGG GCGCCATGGTCATTCCCACCGTTTACCCTGCACTCCGTGATCCTGAGGTGTACGACCGCCCGGACGAGTTCGATCCCGAGCGTTACTACACCGGCGATGCGGAGGAGAAGGGCGCCAAGAACTTCCTCGTTTTCGGAACCGGTCCTCACTACTGTATCGGCCAGACCTATGCTCAGCTCAACCTGGCCCTGATGATCGGAAAAGCCTCCGTCATGTTGGACTGGGTGCACCACCCCACGCCCAAGTCGGAGGAGATCAAGGTGTTCGCTACCATCTTCCCCATG GATGACTGCCCTCTTACCTTCAACGAGCGCACGGCATAG
- a CDS encoding Vps52/Sac2 family protein, producing the protein MWLDRLAAQSNSSPSASQPGSRPYSPLPRRTSSSPYVTSQRPGITPRGSQLSLVSNDSSNSFLASRRVNGSGLKQSQTTYDGPDSVEILGQILDTAPASEAATITISENDLELDFSFEGLSLRELASSDEIDRSDADSYRRQTAEEFEASKAQFEDLHRSIAACDGVLGSVETNLTSFRNDLAAVSADIETLQSRSAAMNVRLDNRKAVEKAFGPVVEELSVSPHVVSKISEGQIDETWVRMLAEVDKRATAYKKSVSNQGESKAWADLGPLLEKLTMKAVERIRDFIVAQIKALRSPHINAQIIQQQNFLKFKDLYTFLHKHHATLAEEISQAYMNTMRWYYANQFGRYQRALEKLKLHILDKNDVLGHDEPTRRATVLSATKPAGPPHDAFNLGRRIDLLKSGNAAAISSYLAEEDQTTHYLEVPFRNFNLALIDNATAEYTFLAAFFSPPLSLQAVSRQFNYIFEPTFALGKTLTKTLTAESYDALGLLLSIRINQHLAFELQRRKVPAVDGYINMTTMLLWPRLQVVMDHHCESLRQLMNTLPTKPRAADQNKLSAAPHLVTQRFGQILQGVLALSTEAGDDEPVVTSLRRLRSEAEAFLTRYSQSFSDKRKRERFLYNNYSLISTIISDVGGKLGTEQQEHFEGLKAAFQEGA; encoded by the exons ATGTGGCTTGATCGGCTTGCAGCACAGTCGAACTCGTCTCCCTCAGCGTCGCAGCCTGGCAGTCGACCATACTCTCCTCTTCCGCGACGAACCTCCAGTAGCCCCTATGTGACCTCTCAACGACCTGGCATTACACCAAGAGGCTCACAACTCTCGCTCGTCTCCAACGATTCCTCGAACTCCTTCCTAGCTTCACGGAGGGTCAATGGCTCAGGCTTGAAACAATCCCAGACAACCTACGACGGACCGGATTCGGTTGAGATCTTGGGCCAGATCCTAGATACAGCGCCCGCATCCGAGGCAGCAACGATCACAATAAGCGAAAATGACCTCGAACTAGACTTCAGTTTTGAAGGTCTGAGCTTGCGAGAGCTCGCAAGCTCCGACGAGATCGATAGAAGCGATGCGGATAGCTACCGGCGGCAAACCGCAGAGGAGT TCGAAGCGAGTAAAGCCCAGTTCGAGGACCTGCATCGATCAATTGCAGCATGCGATGGGGTTCTAGGCTCAGTAGAGACCAACCTGACCAGCTTCCGTAATGACCTCGCGGCCGTCTCTGCAGATATCGAGACCCTGCAATCACGTTCTGCGGCGATGAACGTGAGGCTAGACAATCGAAAAGCAGTTGAAAAGGCTTTTGGTCCAGTTGTCGAGGAGCTCAGCGTCTCACCCCATGTGGTGTCCAAGATATCTGAGGGCCAAATTGACGAGACATGGGTCAGGATGTTGGCGGAAGTGGACAAACGAGCTACAGCATACAAGAAGTCGGTTTCGAACCAGGGAGAGAGCAAAGCTTGGGCAGACCTTGGCCCTCTACTGGAAAAACTGACAATGAAGGCCGTCGAGCGGATACGGGACTTCATTGTTGCCCAGATCAAGGCCTTACGATCCCCTCACATCAACGCCCAAATAATCCAACAGCAGAACTTCTTGAAGTTCAAAGACTTATACACTTTCTTGCACAAGCATCATGCTACTCTCGCAGAAGAGATCAGTCAGGCTTACATGAACACCATGCGATGGTACTACGCAAATCAATTTGGACGATATCAAAGGGCATTGGAGAAGCTTAAGCTGCACATTCTCGATAAGAACGACGTCCTTGGACACGACGAACCCACGCGAAGAGCCACGGTGTTGTCTGCCACAAAGCCAGCTGGGCCGCCTCATGATGCCTTCAACTTAGGACGGCGTATTGATCTCCTGAAATCGGGTAACGCTGCTGCGATCTCCTCTTACCTGGCCGAGGAAGACCAGACAACACATTATCTAGAGGTACCTTTCAGGAACTTCAACCTGGCACTCATAGACAACGCTACTGCGGAGTACACATTCCTGGCCGCCTTCTTCTCGCCCCCATTGTCTCTGCAAGCGGTGTCACGACAGTTCAACTACATCTTCGAACCAACATTTGCGTTAGGCAAAACCCTCACCAAGACGCTCACTGCTGAGTCGTACGATGCCCTGGGGTTGCTGTTAAGCATCCGCATCAACCAGCATCTTGCTTTTGAACTGCAACGGCGCAAGGTGCCAGCTGTGGacggctatattaatatgaCGACAATGCTTCTATGGCCGAGACTACAAGTCGTAATGGACCACCACTGTGAATCATTGCGGCAGCTGATGAATACTTTACCCACAAAACCTAGGGCGGCGGATCAGAATAAGCTATCCGCCGCGCCGCATCTCGTTACCCAGAGGTTCGGCCAGATCTTGCAGGGAGTTCTGGCGCTGAGCACAGAGGCAGGAGACGACGAGCCGGTGGTAACCAGCTTGCGTCGTCTGCGGTCAGAGGCAGAGGCTTTCTTGACGCGGTACAGTCAGTCTTTCAGCGATAAGCGGAAGCGGGAACGGTTTCTTTATAACAATTACTCGTTGATTTCAACCATCATCAGCGACGTTGGCGGAAAATTGGGCACGGAGCAGCAGGAGCATTTCGAGGGCCTCAAAGCGGCATTCCAAGAGGGTGCTT
- a CDS encoding Yip1 domain-containing protein → MSRSGSGYDAVVDVDDEGDLGHTDLQDDLEFHSSNFNDTTPGTRKAPASGLPPPATASSGSSKRFLWSINFYAQYFDVDTSAVLSRCWAALYPRANFLDVLEGNPDLYGPFWIATTVVLILFLGGTISQYLASTGSGPFAYDFKLLSGAAGLIYGYTLFVPVALYLALRYFGSESANLLEQWALYGYDNLIWIPVALISWSPINILNWVFVAVGCGLSVAFLLRNLYPVLSATDHQTSKILLVVVVALHLGLSLAIKILFFAHGSPVASKDPAAPPATPANPPAEGAPPTF, encoded by the exons ATGTCACGGTCCGGGTCCGGATACGACGCCGTCGTGGACGTCGACGACGAG GGCGACCTCGGCCATACCGACCTTCAAGACGATCTCGAATTCCACAGCTCTAACTTCAATGACACGACGCCGGGCACTCGCAAGGCGCCTGCGTCAGGCCTCCCGCCGCCTGCGACAGCATCGTCCGGCTCCTCGAAGCGCTTCCTCTGGAGCATCAACTTTTACGCCCAGTACTTTGACGTCGACACCTCGGCCGTACTCTCTCGCTGCTGGGCTGCGCTGTACCCGCGCGCCAACTTCCTCGACGTTTTGGAGGGAAACCCTGACCTCTACGGCCCCTTCTGGATCGCCACGACCGTTGTCTTGATCCTTTTCCTCGGCGGCACCATCAGCCAGTACCTTGCGAGCACAGGGTCAGGCCCGTTTGCCTATGACTTCAAGCTCTTGAGTG GTGCCGCCGGTCTGATCTACGGCTACACGCTCTTCGTCCCTGTCGCCCTCTACCTCGCCCTACGCTACTTCGGCTCCGAGTCCGCCAACCTCCTCGAGCAGTGGGCTCTCTACGGCTACGACAACCTCATCTGGATCCCCGTCGCCCTAATCAGCTGGTCCCCCATCAACATCCTCAACTGGGTTTTCGTCGCCGTCGGCTGCGGCCTCTCCGTCGCCTTCCTCCTCCGCAATCTCTACCCCGTCCTCAGCGCCACCGACCACCAGACAAGCAAGATTCTGCtcgtcgttgtcgtcgcCCTCCACCTCGGCCTCTCGCTGGCCATCAAGATCCTCTTCTTCGCCCACGGCAGTCCCGTCGCGAGCAAGGACCCCGCGGCGCCGCCCGCTACGCCCGCTAACCCCCCTGCCGAGGGAGCGCCTCCCACCTTTTGA
- a CDS encoding forms a complex with the other RRN protein RRN6 and RRN11, whose protein sequence is MAPERDLHKFPKGERCEFCGSRKWYLENGLRFCAKEGHQLQGYVEFDLGDEDFGQKGRVARKEKQIKERIRRVLTGQQARDLYLECLQLILREQVIWLVTTKEHKPELETTVRDLWDLRISGAATAVQDDSASEGEPSLFSSQLDLAQDEEHQSRNRRAQRWTGENGSEWPAPRMIDTLGLCFLGCMLLRIPTRIGDLCKWARGGSIPYKEAYRQLPQEMRDRLPTWYTTPLKSTNLAAFENGELHASVMNLALSYHLNYGMIFPPLNDVLMTLQYARELGLPIETVAIARRVPPIANLTFSFPLEKTRIRLINQPEVLLVTILVLAAMHCFPLEDNVPAPQDENNFIVPKLDWKEWKRIMTPALAPDEATSTVDYTGVTASQITSMSPKELDEYFTHLSLLTEAHTEESLLARYFPVDEQALKHKESETTGDEMAGRLRAVQTQAASFVDSDAHNRLEEECLRTSRYHSYKSEEDLPPIGRDFFQLAARLAGLSVPMLVRAVNMLEGHIVTWQKEQRRAASERRERSRSFVSMESDTEQPTYTE, encoded by the exons ATGGCCCCGGAGAGGGACCTTCATAAGTTTCCAAAAGGTGAACGATGTGAATTTTGCGGTTCCCGCAAATGGTATCTCGAAAATGGTTTGAGATTCTGCGCCAAGGAAGGCCACCAGCTTCAA GGATATGTTGAATTTGACCTTGGCGATGAGGATTTCGGCCAGAAGGGTCGCGTGGCTCGGAAGGAGAAGCAGATCAAGGAGCGCATCAGACGAGTGCTCACCGGCCAGCAAGCACGAGATTTGTATCTTGAGTGCCTGCAGCTCATCCTCAGAGAGCAGGTAATATGGCTGGTCACCACAAAGGAACATAAGCCGGAACTAGAGACGACTGTCCGCGATCTTTGGGATCTTCGCATCTCCGGAGCTGCGACAGCTGTTCAGGATGACTCGGCCTCGGAGGGAGAGCCCTCGCTGTTCAGCTCGCAACTTGACCTCGCCCAAGATGAGGAGCACCAGTCTCGGAACCGACGAGCACAAAGATGGACAGGAGAGAATGGGAGCGAGTGGCCGGCACCCCGAATGATTGACACACTAGGCCTTTGCTTCCTGGGGTGCATGTTGCTGAGAATACCCACGCGTATTGGTGATCTTTGCAAGTGGGCGAGAGGGGGGAGCATCCCGTACAAAGAAGCT TATCGCCAGCTACCTCAGGAGATGCGTGATCGATTGCCAACTTGGTATACAACACCGCTGAAGTCGACAAACCTAGCTGCCTTCGAGAATGGAGAACTGCACGCTTCAGTCATGAATCTGGCTTTGTCGTATCATCTCAATTACGGCATGATCTTCCCACCGCTCAACGATGTCCTGATGACATTACAGTATGCACGCGAGCTGGGCCTGCCTA TTGAGACGGTAGCGATTGCGCGCCGCGTTCCACCCATCGCCAACTTAACCTTCAGTTTTCCACTGGAGAAGACCCGAATCCGTCTCATAAATCAACCAGAAGTTCTCCTGGTCACCATCCTTGTCCTTGCTGCGATGCACTGCTTCCCACTCGAGGACAACGTGCCAGCTCCCCAGGACGAGAACAACTTCATCGTGCCTAAGCTTGACTGGAAAGAATGGAAGAGGATAATGACTCCAGCCTTGGCTCCAGATGAAGCTACATCTACCGTTGACTACACAGGCGTTACGGCGTCTCAGATCACATCAATGAGCCCGAAAGAGCTAGATGAGTACTTTACACACCTTTCACTGCTGACTGAAGCACACA CCGAAGAGAGCCTACTCGCGAGGTACTTTCCCGTCGACGAGCAAGCCCTCAAACATAAAGAGTCCGAGACAACAGGGGATGAGATGGCTGGAAGGCTGCGCGCTGTCCAAACACAGGCTGCATCGTTTGTCGACTCAGATGCACACAACAGACTTGAGGAGGAATGTTTGCGAACCAGTCGATATCACTCATACAAATCTGAGGAAGACCTTCCTCCCATAGGCAGGGACTTCTTTCAGCTGGCGGCGCGGCTGGCAGGGCTGTCCGTTCCAATGTTGGTGCGAGCCGTCAATATGCTCGAGGGCCACATTGTGACCTGGCAAAAGGAGCAACGCAGGGCAGCCAGCGAAAGACGTGAACGATCGCGTTCTTTCGTTTCTATGGAGTCGGATACTGAGCAGCCGACATATACCGAATAA
- a CDS encoding eukaryotic translation initiation factor 5A: MSNDDAQHEMTFESTDAGASLTFPMQCSALRKNGHVVIKGRPCKIVDMSTSKTGKHGHAKVHLVAIDIFTGKKLEDLSPSTHNMDVPNVSRKEFQLIDISDDGFLSLMNDDGDLKDDVRLPDGEIGEKINKLFKIDEKDTNVVILTAMGEEAAVEAKEAPKQG, translated from the exons ATGTCCAACGACGACGCCCAG CATGAGATGACCTTCGAGTCCACCGACGCCGGTGCGTCTCTCACCTTCCCCATGCAGTGCTCTGCTCTGCGCAAGAACGGTCACGTCGTTATCAAGGGCCGCCCCTGCAAGATCGTCGACATGTCTACCTCCAAGACTGGCAAGCACGGTCACGCCAAGGTTCACTTGGTCGCCATCGACATCTTCACCGGCAAGAAGCTTGAGGATCTCTCTCCCTCCACCCACAACATGGACGTCCCCAACGTCTCCCGCAAGGAGTTCCAGCTC ATCGATATCTCCGACGATGGTTTCCTCTCCCTCATGAACGACGATGGTGACCTCAAGGACGATGTCCGTCTTCCCGACGGCGAGATTGGTGAGAAGATCAACAAGCTCTTCAAGATTGACGAGAAGGACACCA ACGTCGTCATTCTTACCGCCATGGGTGAGGAGGCCGCCGTTGAGGCCAAGGAGGCCCCCAAGCAGGGTTAA
- a CDS encoding rhodanese-like domain-containing protein, translated as MASTRSVCANALRASSQLARAPTAAATTRRSFAAAATSTLSARVVPGKTTTPLRSRAAAAVTTNPHATTARFFSSEKERVEDDYHQISANGSKIWDFEQMAELAKDPGNVVIVDAREPHELVETGRIPTALNIPVATAPESFLIADEDFEDRYGYPRPSKDTELVFYCKAGVRSRALATLARDAGWSKVGEYPGSWLDWTKKGGEVEKGGKQIGQD; from the exons ATGGCTTCCACAAGGAGCGTATGCGCCAACGCCCTCCGGGCAAGCAGCCAGCTCGCCCGCGCCCCGACAGCGGCGGCCACGACGAGACGGTCCTTTGCCGCCGCGGCGACGTCGACTCTCTCCGCCCGCGTCGTTCCGGGGAAGACAACGACTCCTCTGCGCTCGAGAGCTGCTGCAGCAGTGACGACGAACCCGCATGCGACAACGGCacgcttcttctcctcggaGAAGGAGAGGGTGGAGGACGACTACCACCAGATCTCGGCGAACGGGAGCAAGATCTGGGACTTTGAGCAGATGGCGGAGCTGGCAAAGGATCCCGGCaacgtcgtcatcgtcg ATGCCCGCGAACCACACGAACTAGTAGAAACAGGCCGCATTCCCACCGCGCTCAACATTCCCGTCGCCACGGCGCCCGAGAGCTTCCTCATCGCCGACGAGGACTTTGAGGACCGGTACGGATACCCGCGCCCGAGCAAGGACACGGAGCTGGTGTTCTACTGCAAGGCCGGCGTGCGGAGCCGGGCGCTGGCGACGCTGGCGAGGGATGCTGGGTGGTCCAAGGTCGGGGAGTACCCCGGGAGTTGGTTGGACTGGACAAAGAAGGGGGGAGAGGTTGAGAAGGGCGGAAAGCAGATTGGGCAGGATTGA